In Zingiber officinale cultivar Zhangliang chromosome 6A, Zo_v1.1, whole genome shotgun sequence, a single genomic region encodes these proteins:
- the LOC121995316 gene encoding phenolic glucoside malonyltransferase 1-like, which yields MVYKIISKVLVNHLKKFMSSLIDPPAPPSYDRSSVPANDAYSKFFSSVAADAQNMESMMVQIAPPNAVIGTVMLTVDDLRKLKEMVSTKVNDSAFRCSNIVATYAYAWVSLVKARGHNEDTTAHMAFPGNCRERIQPPLPAEYFSNYIGGNFVHAKAVDLAGEDGVAAAARLIGEAIEQFKEDPLKDAAKWMDRYQAIALQRPLSVAGSPGFKIYDVDFGWGRPVKVDMPSISWGGPFRCRRAEMRSAEWKSVWWCPKTEMDEFEAHFSNGLKLLQ from the coding sequence ATGGTGTACAAGATCATATCAAAAGTGTTGGTGAATCATTTGAAGAAATTCATGAGCAGCTTGATAGATCCGCCGGCGCCGCCCTCCTACGATCGGAGCTCAGTTCCAGCTAATGATGCGTACTCCAAGTTTTTCAGCAGCGTTGCCGCCGACGCGCAGAACATGGAGTCTATGATGGTCCAAATCGCGCCGCCGAACGCGGTCATTGGCACTGTAATGCTCACCGTCGACGACCTCCGGAAGCTAAAGGAGATGGTTTCCACCAAAGTGAACGACTCCGCTTTCCGCTGCTCCAACATCGTGGCGACCTACGCTTACGCGTGGGTTTCCCTCGTCAAAGCACGAGGGCACAACGAGGACACCACTGCTCACATGGCGTTCCCCGGAAACTGCAGGGAGCGGATTCAGCCCCCGCTACCAGCGGAGTACTTCAGCAACTACATCGGCGGCAACTTCGTCCATGCGAAGGCCGTCGACCTCGCGGGAGAAGATGGGGTGGCGGCGGCGGCTCGACTCATCGGGGAAGCCATCGAACAGTTTAAGGAAGACCCTCTGAAGGATGCAGCCAAGTGGATGGACAGGTACCAGGCGATCGCGCTGCAGAGGCCTCTGAGCGTTGCGGGGTCGCCGGGTTTCAAGATTTACGACGTGGATTTCGGGTGGGGAAGGCCGGTGAAGGTGGACATGCCGTCGATATCGTGGGGAGGGCCATTTCGGTGTCGGAGAGCAGAGATGAGATCCGCAGAGTGGAAATCTGTTTGGTGGTGTCCAAAGACTGAGATGGATGAGTTTGAGGCTCACTTCTCAAATGGTCTAAAACTGCTGCAGTGA